The proteins below are encoded in one region of Grus americana isolate bGruAme1 chromosome 25, bGruAme1.mat, whole genome shotgun sequence:
- the INKA2 gene encoding PAK4-inhibitor INKA2 isoform X1, whose product MDHHLRRLRQELLSMKEVGDGLHEQMNCMMGALQELKLLQVQTALEQLDISGSRSTISGTEQHQRCRSSRDVPGARQDERPRGEASVEERSPTSFACAVPRPVGLSRPAVLPEGGHLRETPSSFRSIAGEDVYHPKGPSSASTRAEQVRPRTFKPSSQGTTGGWPACQECPGCDDGHDWTSSLMSQSRNRQPLVLGDNIFADLVGNWLDLPELDKKGEKSEASLSMSRSQELCRKFSLTANIFKKFLRSVRPDRDRLLKEKPCWLPPEDTQPEISKRPKKMNKLKGTFYFPLHGNIQSHHSKAERCPKAESNSKKTKIGTKQVHKTIDYTQSGFDINTAVWV is encoded by the coding sequence CTATCCATGAAGGAGGTCGGAGACGGGCTGCACGAGCAGATGAACTGCATGATGGGTGCACTGCAGGAGCTGAAACTCCTCCAGGTCCAGACAGCTTTGGAGCAGTTGGACATCTCAGGGAGCCGAAGCACCATTTCTGGCACCGAGCAGCACCAGCGCTGCCGAAGCAGCAGAGATGTGCCCGGGGCCCGGCAGGACGAGCGGCCACGGGGGGAGGCATCGGTGGAGGAGCGCAGCCCCACGTCCTTCGCGTGTGCCGTGCCACGGCCGGTGGGTTTGTCCCGTCCCGCTGTGCTCCCGGAGGGTGGCCACCTTAGAGAGaccccctcctccttcaggAGCATCGCTGGTGAGGATGTTTATCACCCAAAAGGACCTTCCTCAGCTTccaccagagcggagcaggtCCGCCCGAGGACATTCAAGCCCAGTAGCCAGGGCACGACTGGGGGGTGGCCGGCATGCCAGGAGTGCCCAGGATGTGACGATGGCCATGACTGGACATCCTCCCTAATGTCCCAGAGCAGGAATCGGCAGCCGCTGGTCTTGGGGGATAACATCTTTGCAGACTTGGTTGGGAACTGGTTGGATCTGCCGGAGCTGGATAAGAAGGGGGAGAAGAGCGAGGCATCCCTGTCCATGAGCAGAtcccaggagctctgcaggaagTTCTCCCTCACAGCCAACATCTTCAAGAAGTTCCTGAGGAGTGTTCGGCCAGACCGAGACAGGCTTCTCAAGGAGAAACCTTGCTGGCTTCCACCTGAAGACACACAGCCCGAAATTTCTAAGAGACCCAAAAAGATGAACAAACTCAAGGGGACATTTTACTTCCCACTTCACGGGAACATCCAGAGCCAtcacagcaaagcagagaggtGCCCAAAGGCGGAAAGCAATagcaagaaaaccaaaattgGCACCAAGCAAGTCCACAAGACCATAGACTACACCCAGTCTGGGTTTGACATCAATACAGCTGTTTGGGTCTGA
- the INKA2 gene encoding PAK4-inhibitor INKA2 isoform X2, which yields MLSMKEVGDGLHEQMNCMMGALQELKLLQVQTALEQLDISGSRSTISGTEQHQRCRSSRDVPGARQDERPRGEASVEERSPTSFACAVPRPVGLSRPAVLPEGGHLRETPSSFRSIAGEDVYHPKGPSSASTRAEQVRPRTFKPSSQGTTGGWPACQECPGCDDGHDWTSSLMSQSRNRQPLVLGDNIFADLVGNWLDLPELDKKGEKSEASLSMSRSQELCRKFSLTANIFKKFLRSVRPDRDRLLKEKPCWLPPEDTQPEISKRPKKMNKLKGTFYFPLHGNIQSHHSKAERCPKAESNSKKTKIGTKQVHKTIDYTQSGFDINTAVWV from the coding sequence CTATCCATGAAGGAGGTCGGAGACGGGCTGCACGAGCAGATGAACTGCATGATGGGTGCACTGCAGGAGCTGAAACTCCTCCAGGTCCAGACAGCTTTGGAGCAGTTGGACATCTCAGGGAGCCGAAGCACCATTTCTGGCACCGAGCAGCACCAGCGCTGCCGAAGCAGCAGAGATGTGCCCGGGGCCCGGCAGGACGAGCGGCCACGGGGGGAGGCATCGGTGGAGGAGCGCAGCCCCACGTCCTTCGCGTGTGCCGTGCCACGGCCGGTGGGTTTGTCCCGTCCCGCTGTGCTCCCGGAGGGTGGCCACCTTAGAGAGaccccctcctccttcaggAGCATCGCTGGTGAGGATGTTTATCACCCAAAAGGACCTTCCTCAGCTTccaccagagcggagcaggtCCGCCCGAGGACATTCAAGCCCAGTAGCCAGGGCACGACTGGGGGGTGGCCGGCATGCCAGGAGTGCCCAGGATGTGACGATGGCCATGACTGGACATCCTCCCTAATGTCCCAGAGCAGGAATCGGCAGCCGCTGGTCTTGGGGGATAACATCTTTGCAGACTTGGTTGGGAACTGGTTGGATCTGCCGGAGCTGGATAAGAAGGGGGAGAAGAGCGAGGCATCCCTGTCCATGAGCAGAtcccaggagctctgcaggaagTTCTCCCTCACAGCCAACATCTTCAAGAAGTTCCTGAGGAGTGTTCGGCCAGACCGAGACAGGCTTCTCAAGGAGAAACCTTGCTGGCTTCCACCTGAAGACACACAGCCCGAAATTTCTAAGAGACCCAAAAAGATGAACAAACTCAAGGGGACATTTTACTTCCCACTTCACGGGAACATCCAGAGCCAtcacagcaaagcagagaggtGCCCAAAGGCGGAAAGCAATagcaagaaaaccaaaattgGCACCAAGCAAGTCCACAAGACCATAGACTACACCCAGTCTGGGTTTGACATCAATACAGCTGTTTGGGTCTGA